The sequence below is a genomic window from uncultured Fretibacterium sp..
AAATCGGTAGCCTGAGGCCGGGAGAGAAAAGAGGACGGCGCCTTCGACGACAGGCCCCCGAGCGGGGGCCTGTCGTCATGTCCGTGCCCGGGAGCGTGTAACATCCCCCCCCCCGAACGGAGGGGATGGGGCTCAGAAGGTATTGCTGCGCGTTGTCTCCGAGAGCGGAAGGCGCTCGGCGTGCTTCGGGCTGGGGACGCTCGATTCGTGAGGGTAGCCCATGGGCAGGATGGTGACCGGTATGACGTTTTCCGGCAGTGCGAATGCCGACCGCACCTTCTGCGGGTCGAAATGCCCCACCCAGGTGCTGCCCAGGCCCAGGGCCGCCGCTTCGAGCATCATATGGGTGGTGACGATGCTCGCGTCGACCTCGCCCATGTCCTTTCCGTCGTAGGATCGCTTCCAGCTCGTCGCGGCGTCGTAGCAGACGACCAGGGCCAAGGGGGCGGAGAAGTGATAGGGCGTGCAGTCCTTCAGCTTGCCGAGGGCCGCATCCGAATCGAGCACCAATATCCGCTGCGGTTGATAGTTGACGGCGGTGGGGGCCAGCCTGCCGGCCTCCAGGACCGCGTCCAGCTTTTCCTTTTCCACCTTTTGGGGGGCGAACTTCCGGACGGAATAACGCTCCCTTGCCAGCTCCAGAAAATCCATGACGATCCCTCCTGACAGTTTATCGTTCTGCTGCGGCGCATGTCGTTTTGGATTATATGATGAGGTGCTTTTCGCCGTATGGGGCGATTGACCGGGCTTTTGGGCGATTACCCCTTGCCGCCGGGACCTCGCGTCTCGAGAAGGTCCCGCTCGATCTGCCCCAGGTCCTCGCCCTGAAAGGGGA
It includes:
- a CDS encoding nitroreductase family protein — translated: MDFLELARERYSVRKFAPQKVEKEKLDAVLEAGRLAPTAVNYQPQRILVLDSDAALGKLKDCTPYHFSAPLALVVCYDAATSWKRSYDGKDMGEVDASIVTTHMMLEAAALGLGSTWVGHFDPQKVRSAFALPENVIPVTILPMGYPHESSVPSPKHAERLPLSETTRSNTF